The Candidatus Zixiibacteriota bacterium DNA segment CCTTTCGCAGGACAGCGATCTCCTTTCTCAAACCCAAAAGCGCCTGGTAGATTAGCTCGTGTTCAGCCGCGGTCACACTTTTCCCCGTAATTACGGGCAGATGCCTTTCAATCTGCACCTGCTTATCGATATATCTTAACACATCCTGGGCTTCAATGTAGCGGTCTGCAGAAAAAACCAAACTGCTCTCTAACAAGTTCCTCAATTCCCGGACATTTCCGGGCCAGTGATATTTCAGCAAAAGCTCCATCGCCTCTTCTGTTACTCCTAAGATTTTCTTAGGGCTTTCCTGGTTTAATTTCTGGATGAAATCATAGACCAGTATGGGGATATCCCTGGTCCTTTCCCTCAAAGGCGGGATGTCGATTTTCACCACGCTTAATCTGAAATAGAGATCGCTGCGAAAACTTCCCATCTCTACTTCCCTTTCCAGGTCTCTATTGGTAGCAGCTATAATCCTGACATCCACTTTGACGTCTTTAACCCCTCCTACCCGTAAAAAGGTCTTCTCCTCCAGAATCCTCAAAAGCTTAACCTGTATGGCAGGCTTGATCTCGGCTATCTCATCCAGAAAGATGGTTCCCTTATCCGCTCTTTCGAAAAATCCCTCTCTCCGACTTATTGCTCCGGTGAAGGATCCCTTCTCATGTCCGAAAAGCTCGCTTTCCAAAACCCCTTCAGCCAATGCCCCGCAATTAGCAGCCACAAAGGGACCAGCTTTTCTGGGACTATTGTTGTGAATTGCCCGGGCCACTAATTCTTTGCCGGTTCCACTTTCTCCGGTGATAGACACGGTGATGTTGGTCGGGGCAACCTGCAGAATCGCCTCCGCGATCTTTTTTAATTCCTCTGATTTCCCCACCAGGCCGCAGGATTCCAGGAATTCTTTTTCCTTGAGAAGTTTCTTAACCTTTATCCTGACCTCCTCAGGTGCCAGAGGGAGCTGGAGAAGGTCATCTGCCCCGCACCCCAGAAAGATATCCTGCTGTTCGGGTATTTCCTCTGAAGCCACCAGGAGATCTGATCTCGGATTTTTGTTT contains these protein-coding regions:
- a CDS encoding sigma-54 dependent transcriptional regulator, which translates into the protein MVQNHRILSISKSSEFHQDIRKILPDFEIVSAQDSTEGLKKLKEEPSEIVVLDSRIKDYPCESLIKKIANKNPRSDLLVASEEIPEQQDIFLGCGADDLLQLPLAPEEVRIKVKKLLKEKEFLESCGLVGKSEELKKIAEAILQVAPTNITVSITGESGTGKELVARAIHNNSPRKAGPFVAANCGALAEGVLESELFGHEKGSFTGAISRREGFFERADKGTIFLDEIAEIKPAIQVKLLRILEEKTFLRVGGVKDVKVDVRIIAATNRDLEREVEMGSFRSDLYFRLSVVKIDIPPLRERTRDIPILVYDFIQKLNQESPKKILGVTEEAMELLLKYHWPGNVRELRNLLESSLVFSADRYIEAQDVLRYIDKQVQIERHLPVITGKSVTAAEHELIYQALLGLRKEIAVLRK